A region from the Rufibacter sp. DG15C genome encodes:
- a CDS encoding FRG domain-containing protein, whose product MNDLHYDDTQTFDMANDVVVESWEELQRELFRDSWDGSINRYRSPYVYRGAWNRRYNLKTSLMRLGGDYPKLEPHLLRNFRKYAKANTSPGDSLWNWLAVAQHHGLPTRMLDWTYSPYVALHFATSNLHTFHTDGAIWCMNYVKSTEYLPDNLSEAIKGEGSNVFTPEVLEPVCPSLRSLQEFQEDPFVLFLEPPSLDERIVHQYALFSMMSTPNGMLCDWLDQHPDLYYRLIIPAKLKWEIRDKLDQANITERVLFPGLTGLSAWLTRHYTAT is encoded by the coding sequence ATGAACGATTTGCACTACGACGATACCCAGACCTTTGACATGGCCAATGATGTGGTGGTGGAGTCCTGGGAAGAACTGCAACGCGAGCTGTTCCGGGATTCTTGGGACGGCTCCATTAACCGGTACCGCTCCCCGTACGTCTACCGTGGCGCCTGGAACCGTCGCTACAACCTAAAAACTAGCCTCATGCGCCTGGGCGGCGACTACCCCAAACTGGAGCCCCACCTGCTGCGCAACTTCCGGAAGTACGCCAAGGCCAACACCTCCCCGGGCGATTCGCTCTGGAACTGGTTGGCCGTGGCCCAACACCATGGATTACCCACCCGAATGCTGGACTGGACGTACTCGCCGTACGTGGCGCTGCACTTTGCCACCTCCAACCTGCACACCTTCCATACAGACGGCGCCATCTGGTGCATGAACTACGTTAAGTCCACCGAGTATTTACCTGACAACCTGAGCGAAGCCATTAAAGGCGAAGGCTCCAACGTCTTCACGCCCGAAGTGCTGGAACCCGTTTGCCCTAGCTTAAGGAGCCTGCAGGAATTTCAGGAAGACCCCTTTGTGCTGTTTTTGGAGCCGCCTTCTCTGGATGAGCGCATTGTGCACCAGTACGCGCTGTTCTCCATGATGTCTACGCCCAACGGCATGCTCTGCGACTGGCTGGACCAGCATCCCGACCTATATTACCGCCTCATCATTCCGGCCAAGCTCAAATGGGAAATACGTGACAAACTAGACCAGGCCAACATCACCGAACGCGTGCTCTTCCCCGGCCTCACCGGCCTAAGCGCCTGGTTGACGAGGCATTATACCGCGACGTGA
- a CDS encoding HAMP domain-containing sensor histidine kinase: MKFLRNSPFLFFFISLLFAGAGAFLQISVERQLVETPEKQMAQEVSGKLQTVITQAQEELNSVASALPLDSSLFSRNLPKTSIPIFVYRQNDLVFWSEHILQPEISPKNIRQDVQMAENRFGKYLVLRKQPGSLYTLLAVIPLETRYGINNTYLKNRLNPQFFEEHAASLQAEKSKNTVPIVDDQGRYLFSLRVIDKAEWLHAGPVTLILYSLAVLFWLLFLRSMWVRCTTAEHKTAALWIVISGLIIPRILMLLNGFPNNVQEIKLFSPRVYAAGWWSPSLGDLLLNELCLLVISMVVYRLGTTIRFSAVSQKIGQKQHWLVCMLLAITILLIIISWYEFYRSLLVNTQVSLDITQNVQVDFEKLLIFVAIIIHTLLLGWVLRLLLNWLPLTKERKAPFALAWMTVLVFALVWAFNRDAPSGNWIILFAAAILLTWEQLHRRFTKIAGAYSSIFLLNILSAGIGASALYDVYTVQLRQDKQQLATLLLRDRDEISEYLLAQAAESIQQDAILLHALRAPWVNGSFLERKIRRQHLQSVVDKYTVQVRLFDVNGLQLHPRDSSLTLENFVAEWVPRAKATTQKGQSIKPSEEEPGQFTYLQEIKLPLNSSQWVTVLLELSLKIAAPNSVLPELLINSQNAQVEALPSGSYAIYRDGRWLKTSGFFEYGQDFPATLFELPMLYSQGIAAADYHHLAAQSPNGTVAVVSTMAYGLRSWLSNFSLLFLVHTLALFTILGSLILYKGKLVQTITSTFSTKIQLFLNMGVLVPLVLVSLTIGSLVTDSYRQDLVRTYIEQGDFVRQNILTSNWGAVLFKGRADSLSRRVNRLAAISQAELNIYDAKGQLRISSQPALFEAGVLSPRLNPQAFGVLRQQGLNRILLDEKAGTLPYRTIYVPLRDKPTEAPKGYLGIPFFDSEKELNSKLIQLITTILNIFTLLFLVFVTLSYAATRALTVPLQLLTERLKRTTLTESNEKLVYESNDEIGLLVREYNHMLQKLEESKQELALREKEAAWKEMARQVAHEIKNPLTPMKLSLQYLRKAMAEGRSNIDELVGKISNTMITQIDVLSDIATSFSNFTSMPDLKMEVLELNELVRRSVDLHLSPQQHQMNLQLPQELIYVRADESQLIRIFNNLLLNALQAVPSGKTPAINVTVQPDKEGFVLVSIQDNGSGIPEEVQSKIFVPNFSTKYSGSGIGLAVVKKGVEAMGGSIWFETKENVGTTFFLKLPVVPA; encoded by the coding sequence TTGAAATTCCTCCGCAATAGTCCTTTCCTGTTCTTTTTTATATCGCTGCTCTTTGCCGGCGCAGGTGCCTTCCTACAAATTAGCGTAGAGCGCCAGTTGGTAGAGACTCCAGAAAAGCAAATGGCCCAGGAAGTCTCTGGCAAGCTGCAAACCGTCATTACGCAAGCCCAGGAAGAACTCAACTCTGTTGCCTCTGCCTTACCACTGGATTCTAGCCTCTTTTCTAGGAATCTACCCAAAACCAGCATTCCTATTTTTGTCTACCGCCAGAATGACTTAGTGTTTTGGTCTGAACACATCTTGCAGCCAGAAATTAGTCCCAAGAACATCAGGCAGGACGTCCAAATGGCGGAGAACAGGTTTGGTAAATATTTGGTCCTGCGCAAGCAGCCTGGTTCTCTCTATACGCTGCTAGCGGTTATCCCCTTAGAAACCAGGTACGGCATTAATAACACGTACCTTAAAAATAGGCTCAATCCCCAGTTTTTTGAGGAGCATGCGGCCAGCCTACAGGCAGAGAAAAGTAAAAACACGGTTCCTATTGTAGACGACCAAGGCCGGTACCTTTTCTCTTTGCGGGTCATAGACAAGGCCGAATGGTTGCACGCTGGGCCTGTGACCCTTATCCTGTACTCCTTAGCGGTGCTATTTTGGTTGTTGTTTCTGCGCAGCATGTGGGTGCGTTGTACTACGGCTGAGCACAAAACAGCGGCGCTCTGGATTGTCATCTCAGGATTGATTATTCCTAGGATCCTCATGCTCTTGAACGGTTTCCCAAACAATGTGCAGGAAATTAAACTTTTCAGCCCCCGGGTGTACGCGGCGGGTTGGTGGTCACCTTCCTTGGGCGACTTGCTGTTAAATGAACTATGCCTGCTGGTCATCTCCATGGTGGTATACCGATTAGGCACTACTATCCGTTTTTCGGCTGTTTCCCAGAAAATAGGCCAAAAACAACATTGGCTGGTGTGCATGCTTTTGGCCATCACAATCTTGTTAATCATCATTAGCTGGTATGAGTTCTACCGAAGCCTATTGGTGAACACCCAGGTGTCTTTAGACATTACACAGAACGTGCAGGTGGACTTTGAAAAACTGCTCATCTTTGTGGCCATCATCATTCACACGTTGTTGCTGGGCTGGGTATTGCGTCTGCTCCTTAACTGGCTGCCGCTCACCAAGGAAAGGAAAGCCCCTTTTGCGCTGGCATGGATGACCGTATTGGTGTTTGCCTTGGTATGGGCGTTTAACAGAGACGCCCCCAGCGGGAACTGGATTATTTTGTTCGCGGCCGCCATTCTGTTGACCTGGGAGCAACTGCACCGGCGGTTTACTAAAATTGCGGGTGCCTATTCCAGCATTTTCCTGTTGAATATTCTGAGCGCGGGGATTGGTGCCTCGGCGCTGTATGATGTCTATACCGTTCAGTTGCGGCAGGACAAACAGCAACTGGCCACCCTACTGCTTAGGGACCGCGACGAAATTTCTGAATACCTGCTGGCCCAAGCCGCCGAATCCATCCAACAGGACGCTATTCTGTTGCATGCCTTACGGGCTCCGTGGGTAAACGGCAGTTTTCTAGAAAGGAAGATAAGAAGGCAGCACCTGCAAAGCGTAGTAGACAAATATACTGTACAGGTGCGGCTGTTTGACGTCAATGGTTTGCAGCTGCACCCCAGAGACAGTTCGCTCACCTTAGAAAACTTCGTGGCGGAGTGGGTGCCAAGGGCCAAAGCCACCACCCAGAAGGGACAAAGCATTAAACCCTCCGAAGAAGAGCCAGGGCAGTTTACCTATTTGCAGGAAATCAAATTGCCCCTGAATTCATCACAATGGGTGACGGTGCTTTTAGAACTGAGTCTTAAGATTGCGGCGCCTAATAGTGTGTTGCCTGAATTGCTGATCAATTCACAGAACGCCCAGGTAGAGGCTTTGCCCTCAGGGAGTTATGCTATTTACCGGGACGGCCGCTGGCTCAAGACCTCGGGTTTTTTTGAGTACGGGCAAGATTTTCCGGCGACTTTGTTTGAGTTGCCCATGCTGTACTCCCAAGGGATTGCTGCGGCAGACTACCATCACCTGGCTGCCCAGTCGCCTAATGGCACCGTGGCTGTGGTGAGCACCATGGCCTATGGACTTCGGTCTTGGCTGTCTAATTTTTCCTTGCTGTTCTTGGTGCATACACTGGCGCTGTTTACCATTCTGGGGAGTCTCATTTTATACAAAGGCAAGCTGGTGCAGACCATCACCTCCACCTTCAGTACCAAGATTCAACTCTTCCTGAACATGGGCGTGTTGGTGCCGCTGGTTTTGGTGAGTTTGACCATTGGTAGCCTGGTCACGGATTCTTACCGGCAGGATTTAGTAAGAACCTACATTGAGCAAGGCGATTTTGTGCGACAGAATATATTGACCAGTAATTGGGGAGCGGTCCTGTTCAAAGGAAGAGCAGACTCTTTGTCGCGCCGGGTCAATAGATTGGCTGCCATCTCCCAAGCCGAGTTGAACATCTATGATGCCAAAGGACAACTGAGGATCTCCAGCCAACCGGCCTTGTTTGAAGCCGGCGTGCTTTCCCCGCGCTTAAACCCACAGGCCTTTGGCGTCTTGCGGCAACAGGGGCTTAACAGAATCCTTCTAGATGAAAAAGCGGGCACGCTGCCGTATAGAACTATTTATGTGCCCCTACGGGATAAGCCCACCGAGGCTCCGAAGGGCTACCTCGGGATTCCGTTCTTTGACTCAGAGAAGGAGTTGAACTCTAAGCTCATCCAATTGATCACCACCATCCTCAACATCTTTACGTTGCTGTTCTTGGTGTTTGTGACGTTGAGTTATGCCGCCACCAGGGCCCTGACAGTTCCATTGCAGTTACTAACTGAGCGCCTGAAACGTACTACCCTCACAGAGAGCAACGAGAAACTGGTCTATGAGTCCAATGATGAGATAGGTTTGCTCGTGCGCGAGTACAACCACATGCTTCAAAAGCTGGAGGAAAGTAAACAAGAACTGGCCCTGCGCGAGAAGGAAGCCGCCTGGAAGGAAATGGCCCGCCAGGTAGCCCATGAAATCAAGAATCCTTTGACGCCCATGAAACTGTCCTTGCAATATCTACGCAAGGCCATGGCCGAAGGAAGGAGCAACATTGACGAGTTGGTGGGCAAAATCTCCAACACTATGATTACCCAGATTGACGTACTAAGCGACATTGCCACCTCGTTCTCCAATTTTACATCCATGCCCGACTTGAAAATGGAAGTGTTGGAGTTGAATGAATTGGTTCGCCGGTCAGTGGATTTGCATTTGAGCCCCCAGCAGCACCAGATGAACCTGCAACTACCGCAGGAACTCATTTATGTGCGCGCCGATGAAAGCCAATTAATCAGAATCTTCAACAACTTGTTGCTGAATGCCCTGCAAGCGGTGCCTTCTGGCAAAACCCCAGCCATTAACGTCACAGTTCAGCCAGATAAGGAGGGCTTCGTGTTGGTAAGCATCCAGGACAATGGCTCGGGGATTCCAGAAGAAGTGCAGTCCAAAATCTTCGTGCCCAACTTCAGTACCAAATACTCAGGCTCAGGCATTGGCTTGGCCGTAGTGAAGAAAGGGGTAGAGGCCATGGGTGGTTCCATCTGGTTTGAGACCAAAGAAAACGTGGGCACTACCTTCTTCCTTAAATTGCCGGTGGTGCCAGCATGA
- a CDS encoding DUF420 domain-containing protein has translation MDNNSLAKNDTKYLILIAILSIVVPVLVSVLLFVPQTGKLGDIDLYFLPKLHAVINSLTAIALLVGYYFIKNGNRRYHRFAMTTAFVLSILFLVSYVLYHYQVAPTSFGGEGTAKSIYYFILLTHIVLAAVIVPLVLLSVYFAISKQYQKHKKVSRWTFPLWLYVSITGVLVYILIAPYYPQ, from the coding sequence ATGGACAACAACTCATTAGCTAAGAACGATACCAAGTACCTCATCCTAATAGCCATTCTTTCTATAGTGGTTCCAGTATTGGTGTCAGTGCTGCTGTTTGTGCCGCAGACAGGAAAATTGGGCGACATTGATCTGTACTTCCTCCCTAAGCTGCACGCTGTCATCAATTCACTAACGGCCATCGCCTTGCTGGTTGGGTACTACTTTATCAAAAACGGGAACAGACGCTACCACCGCTTTGCCATGACTACGGCTTTTGTGTTGTCCATTCTGTTCTTGGTATCCTATGTGCTGTACCATTACCAAGTGGCACCTACTTCTTTTGGAGGTGAAGGCACTGCCAAATCTATCTACTACTTCATTTTGCTAACGCATATTGTGTTAGCCGCCGTTATTGTGCCTTTGGTGTTATTGTCTGTTTACTTTGCTATTTCTAAGCAATATCAAAAGCACAAGAAGGTATCTAGATGGACCTTTCCGCTGTGGTTATATGTCTCTATTACAGGCGTGCTGGTGTACATCCTGATTGCGCCGTATTACCCACAATAG
- a CDS encoding sulfite exporter TauE/SafE family protein — protein sequence MPAYADYFFICLTAFLASGLTFFSGFGLGTLLVPVFALFFPIEIAIALTAIVHFLNNLFKLVLIGRHADKSIILRFGIPSMLAAVLGAWLLSSLANQPAWGQYSLKGHVFFLTPVKSIIAVLMVIFALFDLLPALRKLSFPPKFLPLGGALSGFFGGLSGNQGALRSAFLVKTGIPKEAFIATGVVIACLIDVSRLTVYSKNILAVQEQLDVWLLVAATLSAFLGAFLGSRLLQKVTIHFLQTLVGILLLLVALGLGLGWL from the coding sequence ATGCCCGCCTACGCTGACTATTTCTTCATTTGCCTGACCGCCTTTCTAGCCTCGGGGCTTACCTTCTTTTCTGGGTTTGGCTTAGGAACGTTGCTGGTGCCGGTGTTTGCCTTGTTCTTCCCCATTGAGATAGCCATTGCGCTCACCGCCATCGTCCATTTTTTGAACAACCTCTTCAAGCTGGTCTTGATTGGCCGGCACGCCGATAAAAGCATTATTCTCCGGTTTGGAATTCCATCCATGCTGGCAGCGGTGCTCGGCGCCTGGCTGTTAAGTTCTTTGGCCAATCAGCCTGCTTGGGGACAGTATTCCTTGAAAGGGCACGTGTTTTTCCTGACGCCCGTCAAATCCATCATTGCCGTCTTGATGGTGATTTTCGCGTTGTTTGACCTGTTGCCCGCGCTCAGAAAGCTTTCCTTTCCGCCTAAATTCTTGCCGTTGGGCGGGGCTTTGAGCGGATTCTTCGGGGGCTTGTCGGGTAACCAAGGCGCCCTAAGAAGTGCCTTTCTGGTGAAGACCGGCATTCCCAAGGAAGCCTTTATTGCCACCGGCGTGGTCATTGCCTGTTTGATTGACGTGAGCAGACTCACCGTCTACAGCAAAAATATTCTGGCGGTGCAGGAGCAGTTGGACGTTTGGTTGTTGGTGGCCGCCACGCTCTCGGCGTTTCTGGGGGCTTTTCTGGGGAGTAGACTCTTACAGAAAGTAACCATCCATTTTTTGCAGACCCTTGTCGGGATTTTATTATTATTGGTAGCGCTTGGCCTGGGATTGGGCTGGCTATAA
- the rfaD gene encoding ADP-glyceromanno-heptose 6-epimerase, whose protein sequence is MIVVTGAAGFIASCLVTRLNASNFNDVVVVDNFSVAKKMANLEGKKIKEYVDRNDFFEWLEKNYEEVEFIFHLGARTDTTEMNRDVLDLLNLDYSKKVWNACCEYQIPLVYASSAATYGSGTLGYDDDENMIPLLQPLNPYGDSKNDFDMWALEQTAKPFFWAGLKFFNVYGPNEYHKGRMASVILHAYNAIKENGSFTLFKSHHPDYKDGEQMRDFVYVKDVVEVLFWLMHHRKDSGIYNLGSGQARTFLDLTFNTFTAMGKDINVDFRDTPEDIRDKYQYYTQANMDKLRSIGYDKPFHTLEEGIQDYVQNYLMSNSYY, encoded by the coding sequence ATGATAGTAGTAACCGGCGCCGCGGGTTTTATTGCCAGCTGCCTTGTCACGCGGCTCAACGCCTCCAACTTCAATGATGTGGTGGTGGTGGATAATTTCTCGGTGGCCAAGAAAATGGCGAACCTGGAAGGCAAGAAGATAAAGGAGTACGTTGACCGAAACGATTTCTTTGAGTGGCTGGAGAAAAACTACGAAGAGGTGGAGTTCATCTTCCACCTGGGCGCCCGCACCGACACCACCGAGATGAACCGCGACGTGCTGGACCTGCTCAACCTGGACTACTCCAAAAAAGTATGGAACGCCTGCTGTGAATACCAGATTCCCCTAGTCTACGCCTCCTCTGCCGCCACCTATGGTTCCGGCACCTTGGGTTATGATGATGATGAGAACATGATTCCCTTGCTTCAGCCTTTGAACCCGTACGGTGATTCTAAGAATGATTTTGACATGTGGGCGCTGGAGCAAACGGCTAAGCCTTTCTTCTGGGCCGGTCTTAAGTTCTTCAATGTGTACGGCCCCAATGAATACCACAAAGGCCGCATGGCCTCGGTGATTCTGCACGCCTACAACGCCATCAAAGAAAACGGGAGCTTCACGCTCTTTAAATCGCATCACCCAGATTACAAGGACGGCGAGCAGATGCGTGACTTTGTGTATGTGAAAGATGTGGTGGAAGTATTGTTCTGGCTCATGCACCATCGCAAAGACTCGGGCATTTACAACCTAGGCAGTGGTCAGGCACGCACCTTCCTGGATTTGACGTTCAACACGTTCACGGCCATGGGCAAGGACATCAACGTAGATTTCAGAGACACGCCCGAGGACATAAGAGACAAGTACCAGTACTACACCCAGGCCAACATGGACAAACTGCGCTCCATTGGCTATGACAAGCCGTTTCATACTCTGGAGGAAGGCATCCAGGATTATGTGCAGAATTACTTGATGAGCAACAGTTATTACTAA
- a CDS encoding iron ABC transporter permease produces the protein MRKSLVLLLVVVLLLVFGFFLGLKVGSIETSYRLIWEALTQYNSEDAAHYSIVHLRLPRLLLAFLTGASLAFAGYLMQALVNNALADPYLMGTASGASLGASFSLFFLTDLTVMGLYLPPFFALVGSFAVTLVVVLLGSRRRQLIPSQMLLVGVALSSLLTALVSLIMFLSDSESQLKSVVFWSMGGFEKADWTNLGYPATALLAGLVIFQFLQKHLSVLLLGAERAETLGVEVGKLRWVMLLAISVVTGFAVAFSGPVGFVGLMIPHVTRALLGITNRFNLVFCALAGGLFLVLCDILSRLLYPPAGMPVGIVTSFFGVPFFVYLLRRKNYRFS, from the coding sequence GTGAGAAAATCCCTAGTCCTTTTGCTGGTGGTGGTGCTATTACTGGTCTTCGGGTTTTTCCTGGGGCTCAAGGTAGGCAGTATTGAAACGTCTTACCGACTCATCTGGGAGGCCCTCACTCAGTATAACTCTGAAGACGCCGCCCATTACAGCATCGTACATCTACGCCTGCCGCGCTTATTGTTGGCGTTTCTGACCGGTGCCTCTTTGGCCTTTGCCGGTTACTTAATGCAGGCACTGGTGAACAACGCCTTAGCCGACCCTTACTTGATGGGCACCGCTTCCGGGGCTTCGTTGGGCGCTTCTTTCAGTCTCTTCTTTTTGACGGACCTGACTGTGATGGGCCTGTACCTTCCGCCGTTCTTTGCCTTGGTGGGTTCTTTTGCCGTGACCTTGGTGGTGGTCCTTCTGGGCTCCCGACGCAGACAGTTGATTCCCAGCCAGATGCTGTTGGTCGGTGTGGCTCTGAGTTCCCTGCTGACAGCACTGGTGAGTCTGATTATGTTTCTCTCAGATTCAGAAAGCCAATTGAAATCAGTGGTGTTCTGGAGCATGGGCGGTTTTGAGAAGGCCGACTGGACCAACTTGGGTTATCCGGCCACGGCCTTGCTGGCGGGGCTGGTCATTTTCCAATTCCTTCAGAAGCATTTGAGCGTTTTATTACTAGGAGCAGAGCGCGCCGAGACGCTGGGCGTGGAGGTGGGTAAGTTGCGCTGGGTAATGCTGTTAGCTATTTCGGTGGTGACGGGGTTTGCGGTGGCGTTCTCGGGGCCGGTGGGCTTTGTGGGCTTGATGATTCCGCACGTGACTCGGGCGCTGTTGGGCATTACCAATCGGTTCAACCTGGTTTTCTGCGCGCTGGCCGGTGGTTTGTTCCTGGTGCTGTGTGATATTCTGTCCAGACTGCTGTATCCGCCGGCCGGAATGCCGGT
- a CDS encoding SCO family protein, whose protein sequence is MNTFSLRTYFPAKVTTTAANGVVQSDTTFFQVPEFQLTSQTGATFSHKNLQGKVYVAHFFDASCQGSCKQVSTQLTRVHDAFYAYPEVMIVSFTLKPVQDQVNVLEQYAKSFRANPVHWVFLTGPQAQIDSIAYRGKPSSVANSHEINHDELWLVDKERHVRGVYNGSQADEIDRLITEINVLISEYKK, encoded by the coding sequence GTGAATACTTTTTCACTCCGAACTTATTTTCCAGCCAAGGTTACCACCACCGCGGCAAATGGGGTGGTACAATCAGATACCACCTTCTTCCAAGTTCCGGAGTTCCAACTCACCTCTCAGACCGGGGCTACTTTTTCTCATAAGAACCTTCAGGGCAAAGTCTATGTGGCGCACTTCTTTGATGCTTCGTGCCAAGGGAGCTGTAAGCAGGTAAGCACCCAGTTGACCAGGGTGCATGACGCATTTTATGCCTACCCTGAAGTCATGATAGTCTCCTTTACCCTTAAACCGGTGCAAGACCAAGTAAACGTTTTGGAACAATATGCCAAAAGCTTCAGGGCTAATCCGGTGCATTGGGTTTTCTTAACCGGGCCTCAAGCTCAGATAGACTCCATTGCCTATAGAGGGAAACCATCCAGTGTAGCAAATAGCCATGAAATTAATCACGATGAACTGTGGCTAGTGGACAAGGAAAGACACGTGCGTGGCGTTTACAATGGTAGCCAAGCCGATGAAATTGATAGATTAATCACGGAGATCAACGTGCTTATAAGCGAGTATAAGAAATAG
- a CDS encoding cytochrome C oxidase subunit IV family protein has translation MASHPHHNEFEHTSEIPKAQTAVIWKTFFILCAITAVEFAFAFMMDPSTTRNYIFVVLTIFKAFYIVGEFMHLKHETKGLIWAVLVPTVLLVWLLIALLVEGTFYGESVFNYFK, from the coding sequence ATGGCATCGCATCCACACCACAACGAGTTTGAGCATACCAGTGAAATCCCTAAGGCCCAAACCGCAGTTATCTGGAAAACCTTCTTCATCCTATGCGCTATCACCGCAGTAGAATTCGCGTTTGCGTTCATGATGGACCCAAGTACCACGCGTAACTACATTTTCGTGGTACTTACCATCTTCAAGGCCTTTTACATTGTAGGTGAATTCATGCACTTAAAACATGAGACCAAAGGCCTTATTTGGGCCGTTTTGGTACCTACTGTGTTATTGGTTTGGTTATTAATTGCCCTATTGGTAGAAGGCACTTTCTACGGAGAGTCTGTCTTCAATTACTTTAAATAG
- a CDS encoding ABC transporter substrate-binding protein gives MTFSHTLSALLSSVLLCLLLAACESKPAKAPNQKTSHTLKDDLGRRVTLPTHLKRVMGLDAAMTEMLFAVADTASIIGRTQNCDFPAAALTKPVVNNYPMDYERLLTLKPDAVFATEGIISLEVAAQIHKMGIPVYFQAFDSVSDVLRGLRDLGRILQREKEATALVNSLQQKLQAFSQDRAQLKEHPKVLAIIWKDPIYVFGRNTIFTDKLRYLGADNAVPVVMAQQSPALTREYILQLNPDVIVGGTFEKYDKEFFSLYPELKRIKAYQNRRIYEVTDDLMSRPGPRVIESIQELKQVLR, from the coding sequence GTGACTTTCTCCCATACCCTCTCTGCGCTTCTGTCTTCTGTTCTGCTGTGTCTGTTGCTAGCGGCCTGTGAGTCGAAGCCGGCCAAAGCACCCAACCAGAAGACCAGCCATACCCTTAAAGATGACTTGGGCCGAAGGGTCACTCTGCCCACACACCTCAAACGCGTGATGGGCCTGGACGCCGCCATGACCGAGATGCTGTTCGCCGTGGCCGACACTGCCTCCATCATTGGCCGCACCCAGAACTGCGATTTCCCGGCCGCCGCCTTAACCAAACCCGTAGTGAACAATTACCCCATGGACTATGAGCGCCTGCTGACCTTAAAGCCGGACGCCGTTTTTGCCACCGAAGGCATCATCTCTCTGGAAGTGGCCGCGCAGATTCACAAGATGGGCATACCGGTGTATTTTCAGGCCTTTGACTCGGTGTCTGATGTGCTGCGGGGTTTACGGGATTTAGGCAGGATTCTGCAACGCGAGAAGGAAGCAACTGCATTGGTCAACTCCTTGCAACAGAAACTACAGGCGTTCTCCCAAGACAGAGCCCAATTGAAAGAGCACCCCAAAGTGCTGGCCATTATCTGGAAGGACCCTATCTACGTCTTCGGGCGCAATACTATCTTCACTGACAAACTCCGCTACCTGGGCGCCGACAATGCCGTCCCTGTGGTGATGGCCCAGCAGTCGCCGGCCTTGACGCGGGAATACATTCTGCAACTGAACCCAGACGTGATAGTGGGAGGGACTTTTGAAAAGTATGACAAGGAGTTTTTCTCTTTGTACCCAGAGTTGAAGCGCATCAAAGCCTACCAGAATAGACGCATCTATGAAGTTACGGATGATTTGATGTCCCGGCCTGGACCGAGGGTGATTGAAAGCATACAGGAACTTAAGCAGGTGCTCCGGTGA
- a CDS encoding DUF983 domain-containing protein — protein sequence MAHLQAALALKCPQCHQGLLFTHSAANLHKFDQMPEHCPVCGLRFERELGFYWGAMYMSYGLSVGIVVTLGLVLYNLFNDPPTWVYLTAVASTITVLTPVLFRYGRVMMLYWFGSVSFDPKYRT from the coding sequence TTGGCGCACTTACAAGCCGCCCTTGCTCTAAAGTGCCCGCAGTGTCATCAAGGACTACTCTTTACCCACTCGGCCGCCAACTTACATAAGTTTGACCAAATGCCTGAGCATTGCCCCGTTTGTGGACTGCGCTTTGAGCGGGAGCTTGGGTTTTACTGGGGTGCCATGTACATGAGCTATGGTTTGTCTGTGGGAATTGTAGTGACGTTAGGTTTGGTTCTCTACAACCTTTTCAATGATCCCCCAACTTGGGTATACCTCACAGCGGTGGCTTCTACCATCACAGTTTTGACGCCGGTTCTTTTCCGGTACGGTAGAGTGATGATGCTTTATTGGTTTGGGAGTGTCTCTTTTGATCCCAAGTATAGAACCTAA